A genome region from Colwellia sp. Arc7-D includes the following:
- a CDS encoding DUF1302 domain-containing protein has protein sequence MKKNLRKGFYKKPLAVSIAAALITLASANVQAKNFQLGNFDISFDSTFSAGTSWRVEDRNWNDNVGKSNNVNNGFDFSQYHPILNTTPSASTVWDGAGSYSTNGDNGNLNYNSGDSFSKLIKGSHDLDIRYDNIGFFGRAMYFYDFEMVDGERAWTNPSSGVVNDPCRDDDARDQVCRDLRMLDAFVYGDFNLGEMPFSVRVGQQVISWGESTLISHGISELNPVDISRLKAPGAELKEAFIPFGAVWASLGVTENFNVEMFYQYNWEKTVLPAPGSYFSTNDFAGDGGQFNNVQLNFASNPDMDLDSLITNLNSLRAQILNGNVPISDAGGAYVGGFPTKLTLREEGAENDPEDGGQYGLRLSWYLPELNDTEISFYHMNYHSRRPVFSGVTADFTSAALAHDVGMLASTEITYDNYTDLKAFSRVELDYIEDIKLYALSFNTAIGTTSVAGEVTFRQDEPLQIDDVELLFAAMPQQLANNLGRSELDGISQMPVFAGGERANGYILSDTLQAQMTLTHLWGPSFGASQFVTLLEVGAIDIQDMPDQDVLRLNGPGTSRNGGVAGKEGLEMALQDGVETNPFPSAFAWGYRFVAKLDYNDVFAGINVSPKVVFSHDVNGITPDPLFLFVEDRKSVSLGLGFDYQSRWSADLSYNSFFGGVGTTNQMEDRDYVSFNIKYSI, from the coding sequence ATGAAAAAAAACCTTCGTAAAGGCTTCTACAAAAAGCCACTGGCTGTCAGTATAGCCGCCGCCTTAATCACATTGGCTTCTGCTAATGTCCAGGCAAAAAACTTTCAGTTAGGTAACTTTGATATCAGTTTTGATTCTACCTTCTCAGCCGGTACAAGCTGGCGCGTAGAAGACAGAAATTGGAATGATAACGTCGGTAAATCTAACAATGTTAATAACGGTTTCGACTTTAGCCAATATCATCCAATATTAAATACTACTCCAAGTGCATCAACAGTTTGGGATGGCGCTGGTAGTTATTCAACTAATGGTGATAATGGTAATTTAAATTATAATTCAGGCGACAGTTTCTCTAAACTTATTAAAGGTTCACACGATCTAGATATACGTTATGACAACATAGGTTTCTTTGGTCGTGCCATGTATTTCTACGATTTTGAAATGGTTGACGGTGAAAGAGCTTGGACTAATCCTAGTTCAGGTGTGGTAAATGACCCGTGCCGTGATGATGATGCACGTGACCAAGTATGTCGCGATCTACGTATGTTAGATGCTTTTGTTTATGGCGACTTTAACTTAGGTGAAATGCCATTTTCTGTTCGTGTTGGTCAGCAAGTCATTAGCTGGGGCGAAAGTACGCTGATTTCTCATGGTATTAGTGAATTAAACCCAGTTGATATTTCACGTCTTAAAGCACCTGGTGCTGAGTTAAAAGAAGCGTTTATTCCATTTGGCGCTGTTTGGGCATCTTTAGGTGTTACAGAAAACTTTAACGTTGAAATGTTTTATCAATATAATTGGGAGAAAACAGTTTTACCAGCACCTGGAAGCTACTTCTCTACTAACGATTTTGCTGGTGATGGTGGTCAATTTAATAACGTACAGTTAAATTTTGCTAGCAATCCAGATATGGATCTTGATTCACTAATTACTAATTTAAATAGCTTAAGAGCTCAAATTTTAAATGGTAACGTACCTATTTCTGATGCGGGTGGAGCTTATGTTGGTGGTTTTCCAACTAAGTTAACACTGCGTGAAGAGGGTGCTGAAAACGATCCTGAAGACGGTGGTCAATATGGTCTACGCCTTTCTTGGTATTTACCTGAGCTAAATGATACAGAAATTAGCTTTTACCACATGAATTATCATAGTCGTCGTCCAGTATTTTCTGGAGTTACAGCTGATTTTACATCAGCTGCTTTAGCTCACGATGTTGGCATGCTAGCATCAACTGAAATAACCTATGACAACTATACTGATTTAAAAGCATTTTCTCGTGTAGAACTTGATTATATTGAAGATATTAAACTTTATGCATTAAGCTTTAATACGGCTATAGGAACAACTTCTGTCGCTGGTGAAGTAACTTTCCGTCAAGATGAACCACTTCAAATTGATGATGTTGAGTTATTATTTGCCGCTATGCCACAACAGTTAGCAAACAATTTAGGACGCTCTGAATTAGATGGTATTTCACAAATGCCAGTTTTTGCCGGTGGAGAGCGTGCAAACGGTTATATTTTATCTGATACATTGCAAGCACAAATGACATTAACTCATCTTTGGGGTCCAAGTTTTGGTGCAAGCCAATTCGTAACATTGCTTGAAGTTGGTGCTATTGATATCCAAGATATGCCTGACCAAGACGTTTTACGTTTAAATGGTCCAGGTACATCTAGAAATGGTGGTGTTGCAGGTAAAGAAGGTCTTGAAATGGCCTTGCAAGATGGTGTTGAAACTAACCCGTTCCCAAGTGCATTTGCATGGGGTTACCGCTTTGTAGCAAAACTTGATTATAACGATGTATTTGCAGGCATTAACGTTTCGCCAAAAGTTGTGTTTTCACATGATGTGAACGGTATTACTCCGGATCCTTTATTTTTGTTTGTTGAAGATAGAAAGTCAGTATCACTAGGTTTAGGTTTCGATTACCAAAGCCGTTGGTCTGCAGACTTAAGCTACAACAGCTTTTTTGGTGGTGTAGGCACAACCAATCAAATGGAAGACCGCGATTACGTATCTTTTAACATTAAGTATTCAATTTAA
- a CDS encoding DUF2835 domain-containing protein: MKYYFYLNITNQEYLPYYQGRVQSIVVMTEQGVKVEFPAMHLRKHLTGMGIKGYFCLQTLNNKFLSLDIIS, from the coding sequence ATGAAGTATTACTTTTACTTAAATATAACGAATCAAGAGTATTTACCTTATTATCAAGGACGAGTTCAGTCGATTGTAGTAATGACAGAGCAGGGCGTTAAAGTAGAGTTTCCTGCTATGCATTTGCGAAAACACTTAACTGGAATGGGTATAAAAGGGTACTTTTGTTTGCAAACATTGAACAATAAATTTTTGTCTTTAGATATAATATCTTGA